In Stomatohabitans albus, one genomic interval encodes:
- a CDS encoding undecaprenyl-diphosphate phosphatase, with translation MSWMTAILLGIVQGLTEFLPISSSAHLAIIGQLLGQQDPGAAFTAVTQIGTELAVILYFRHDIWRIIKAWLGWVMRKVPITDPDVRMGWLVIIGSIPIAVLGLLLEDAIDATFRNLWMVVTMLIAVGYYMASADAGATQERDLRQLTWTHGIIYGFAQACALMPGVSRSGATITAGLIMGYTREAAARYSFLLAIPAVLASGLYKLKDIGSSTVAWPQTIVATLIAGGVGVAVIHWLLKWISTNRFLPFVIYRFVFAAFVAIALLTGILQPVA, from the coding sequence GTGTCTTGGATGACTGCGATTTTATTAGGCATTGTGCAAGGGCTAACCGAGTTCTTACCCATTAGCTCCAGTGCCCACCTTGCCATTATTGGCCAGCTTCTTGGGCAACAAGACCCTGGTGCCGCATTTACAGCGGTTACACAGATTGGTACAGAATTGGCGGTCATTCTTTATTTCCGCCACGATATTTGGCGCATCATCAAGGCCTGGCTGGGATGGGTTATGCGCAAGGTACCCATTACGGACCCTGATGTACGTATGGGGTGGCTTGTCATCATTGGCTCTATCCCGATCGCGGTTCTTGGTCTCTTACTTGAAGATGCGATTGATGCGACGTTCAGAAACCTCTGGATGGTAGTCACCATGCTCATTGCTGTTGGCTATTACATGGCGTCAGCCGACGCGGGTGCCACCCAAGAACGGGACCTTCGTCAGCTCACTTGGACCCACGGCATCATCTATGGCTTTGCACAAGCCTGTGCCTTGATGCCCGGTGTCAGCCGTTCGGGTGCGACGATCACGGCTGGTCTCATCATGGGGTATACCCGAGAAGCTGCGGCACGGTATTCATTCCTATTGGCTATTCCTGCGGTTCTTGCCAGTGGCTTGTACAAGCTCAAAGACATTGGATCGTCAACAGTTGCATGGCCACAGACGATCGTGGCAACCCTTATCGCTGGTGGGGTAGGGGTTGCAGTCATCCACTGGCTATTGAAGTGGATCTCAACGAATCGCTTCCTGCCGTTCGTTATTTACCGGTTTGTATTTGCAGCTTTCGTGGCTATTGCCCTGCTCACGGGCATCCTTCAACCTGTGGCTTAA